The Gloeomargarita lithophora Alchichica-D10 genomic sequence AATTCTCGCCGAGGCTCCCCAACTGCCTGAGTATCTCGGTCAGGATTCGCAACGGCATTTTGAGCGGGTGCAAAGCGGGCTAACAGCCCTGGGATTGGCCTATGAACTGAACCCCCGGTTGGTGCGGGGGCTGGACTATTACACCCGGACGGCGTTTGAAATCACCACCAGGGAGTTGGGGGCGCAGTCGGCGGTGGGGGGCGGGGGACGCTATGACCAGTTGGTGCAGGAGTTGGGCGGGTCAGCCACGCCAGCAGTGGGTTGGGCGATGGGTTTGGAACGGTTAGTCGGGCTGTTGCAAAAACGGGGGGAAACCCCAGCCCCCGATCTGGATTTTTATATCGCCACCCAGGGGGAAGGCACGGCCAATCTGTCTTTACAAATTACGCAAATGCTGCGGCGGCACGGTCTGCGGGTGGAAATGGACGTAAGCCAAAGTGCCCTGGGCAAGCAAATCAAGCGGGCGGACAAGTTGGGGTGCCAAGCCTGCGTAATTGTGGGAGAGAGTGAGGTGGCCACGGGCGACATTACCGTAAAATGGCTGGCGACCGGCGTGCAGGAACTGGTGGCGTTTCCCAGCGGTTTTAGCGACTCGGCAGTGTGGCGACAGAAATTGCGACCCAACCCCTAGGCCGGAGCCGCCGTCGGTTTCTTGTCCTTGTCGTCGGCGATATTGAGCAACCGCCGGTAAAAGTCCTGGGGAAAGTCAACTTTTTGGCTCTTTTTGTAATGGATGAGCAAATCCACCAAAAAACCCACAAATTCAAAATTCACCAGCACCATATCGTAGGTGAGGTCGGGATTGCCCTCAAACTGCATCTGACAACGGCTTAAGTCGGCGGGCAAATTGGACACATTCCAGGTCGCCACGAAGGGAATCCCCTCGCCGCCATCCACATACCGTTCCCCCTCCAAATTGCCAATCCGATACAAGCTCAGGGCAAAGGGGAGGGTTTCCCGCTTATTCCCCGCCGGTAAGAAGGGTTGAAACAGTAGCACCTGATCCTTGGGTGCTGGTTGCAATTGACTCAATACGGATGACATAGACCACCTCGAAAACGCCCCAGGATTAAACCTAATGTTACTGTATCACTGAGTTTGTGGTTCCCGTGTAATCCGGGTCGGGGCGAATATTCAAACAACACCAATCCTGGCTCTGGCGCAGTGCCCCCACCATCCACCCCTGTTCTTCCAAAACCTCCGTCACCGCGGGCAGTTGATCCTGGATAATGCCACTCAAAATGCCCCAGGTTTTGGGGTGGGTGAGCATCCGAAACCGGGGTGCCATATCCATAATCGTCTCCGCCAAAATATTGCACACAAAGCCATCCAAGGGCTGGGTTAATAACTCGGCCAAGCGGGACAAACTGCCCTGCTGCACCACCAGGCGTGCCCCTTCAATTTGATTTAAGGATTGGTTTTGCCGGGTCGCCCCAATCGCCAGGGCATC encodes the following:
- the ebsA gene encoding type IV pilus biogenesis protein EbsA, with product MSSVLSQLQPAPKDQVLLFQPFLPAGNKRETLPFALSLYRIGNLEGERYVDGGEGIPFVATWNVSNLPADLSRCQMQFEGNPDLTYDMVLVNFEFVGFLVDLLIHYKKSQKVDFPQDFYRRLLNIADDKDKKPTAAPA